A region from the Desulfitobacterium dehalogenans ATCC 51507 genome encodes:
- a CDS encoding small, acid-soluble spore protein, alpha/beta type produces MKGKNVKLKRTDPLEGLKMEIAAELGLIDQVRIKGWHSLSAKDAGKIGGLMTQRMKSRSQQENGNLQD; encoded by the coding sequence ATGAAAGGGAAAAACGTTAAGCTGAAAAGAACGGATCCTCTGGAAGGGTTGAAAATGGAGATTGCTGCGGAATTAGGCCTTATCGATCAGGTTCGTATCAAGGGATGGCATTCTCTTTCCGCCAAAGACGCAGGAAAAATCGGCGGCTTAATGACTCAGCGGATGAAAAGCAGGAGTCAACAGGAAAACGGGAATCTTCAGGATTAG
- a CDS encoding tRNA (cytidine(34)-2'-O)-methyltransferase yields MLNIVLVEPEIPPNTGNVARLCAATGATLHLVKPLGFEISDKHLKRAGLDYWDMLDIRVYENYAEFEEKNPEGPRYLATTKAQRLHTDIQYQQGGYLLFGKETKGLSPEILARYPESTLRLPMIAGARSLNLSNSVAVVVYEALRQWGNPELI; encoded by the coding sequence ATGCTAAATATTGTTCTAGTCGAACCAGAGATTCCGCCCAATACAGGCAATGTGGCAAGACTTTGCGCCGCTACGGGAGCTACCTTGCATCTGGTCAAACCCTTAGGTTTTGAAATAAGTGATAAACATTTAAAACGAGCCGGATTAGATTACTGGGATATGCTGGATATTAGAGTCTACGAGAACTATGCCGAATTCGAAGAAAAAAATCCGGAGGGTCCCCGGTACTTAGCGACTACAAAAGCACAACGCCTCCATACGGATATTCAATACCAGCAGGGAGGGTATCTTCTCTTTGGTAAAGAAACCAAGGGACTCTCTCCGGAAATTCTGGCACGGTATCCGGAGTCGACCCTTCGCCTTCCCATGATTGCCGGCGCCCGGTCCTTAAACCTTTCCAATTCAGTAGCTGTGGTAGTGTACGAAGCCTTGCGTCAGTGGGGGAACCCGGAACTCATCTAG
- a CDS encoding class I SAM-dependent methyltransferase yields MEKLVFLKQYFKKPRTVGAILPSSKYLADKMIEGLDFENAKYIVELGPGTGIFTENIVRNRKADTVIMLFEYDYNFCKILRDKYKNEPNLYIINDSAEYMGNYLSEYNIPYVDYIVSGLPFASLSSNVSSKILSEAQNLLGNNGKFITFQYTLLKKKFIKQYFNKIAVSWELRNIPPAYVFCCRRHI; encoded by the coding sequence ATGGAGAAGTTGGTTTTTTTAAAGCAATATTTTAAAAAACCTAGAACTGTAGGAGCAATTCTACCCAGTTCAAAATATCTTGCAGATAAAATGATTGAAGGCTTGGATTTTGAAAATGCTAAATATATAGTAGAGTTAGGCCCTGGCACAGGTATTTTCACCGAAAATATAGTAAGAAATAGAAAAGCCGATACTGTAATCATGTTGTTTGAATATGATTACAATTTCTGCAAAATACTCAGAGACAAATATAAAAATGAACCCAATCTATATATTATAAATGACTCTGCTGAATACATGGGTAATTATTTATCAGAATATAATATCCCATATGTAGATTATATTGTTTCCGGCCTTCCATTTGCCAGCCTCTCCAGCAATGTATCCTCAAAGATTTTATCAGAGGCGCAAAACCTCCTGGGAAATAATGGGAAATTCATTACTTTTCAATATACATTGTTGAAGAAGAAATTTATAAAGCAATACTTTAATAAAATAGCCGTTAGTTGGGAATTGAGAAACATCCCACCTGCATATGTGTTTTGTTGCAGACGCCATATATAA
- a CDS encoding YkvA family protein: protein MTLKERAKKLKKDIPAVFLSLKKKETPVLAKICAGFTIVYALSPIDIIPDFIPVLGYLDDLIILPMLVALTIKLIPHDVFEQCRNESEGLWQGGKPKKWYYALPIVALWLVILYLIVKAIWF, encoded by the coding sequence ATGACCTTAAAAGAAAGAGCAAAAAAGTTAAAAAAGGATATTCCCGCAGTGTTTCTCTCTTTAAAGAAAAAGGAAACGCCGGTACTTGCAAAAATATGCGCAGGGTTTACCATCGTTTACGCTTTATCGCCCATTGACATTATTCCAGATTTTATTCCGGTGCTCGGTTATCTGGATGATTTAATTATCCTGCCCATGCTAGTGGCGTTGACGATCAAGCTGATTCCCCATGACGTTTTTGAGCAATGTCGAAATGAATCCGAAGGACTATGGCAGGGCGGAAAGCCGAAAAAATGGTATTATGCTCTACCCATTGTTGCTCTTTGGTTAGTCATTTTATATTTGATTGTAAAAGCAATATGGTTTTAA
- a CDS encoding MraY family glycosyltransferase, protein MTFALTFAIALIIAIIATPLSMKLGRRWGAIDYPGGRRVHKTPVPRIGGIAIYAAFWIAVILMGIWDRQIWGLFFGSTIIVIVGVVDDIFDLRPMVKLVWQVVAAALLIFFGFSMNQISLPIIGVKLDFASIGLGWLGLVLAVFWIVGLVNTVNISDGLDGLAAGICFEAALLLCWSAIRINEVAEAHLTLALAGAALGFLFFNFHPARVFMGDSGSMFLGYIIGGISIMGLLKTATVLGLVFPLLVLGMPLTDMTFAIIRRKLRGHSIATADRGHLHHRLLDAGLSQRQAVLLLYAMSGCFGMAAVLGALGSWIWAAALLTADFALLIIILMRRTTLLTAMSRRHSK, encoded by the coding sequence ATGACGTTTGCTTTAACATTTGCTATCGCCTTAATCATCGCGATCATAGCCACTCCTTTGTCCATGAAACTGGGAAGACGTTGGGGAGCCATCGATTACCCTGGAGGTCGCCGCGTTCATAAAACCCCTGTTCCACGTATCGGCGGAATTGCCATCTACGCGGCTTTCTGGATCGCCGTTATTCTTATGGGTATTTGGGATCGGCAGATTTGGGGACTGTTTTTTGGCAGTACCATCATTGTCATCGTAGGAGTTGTGGACGATATATTTGACCTGCGCCCCATGGTTAAATTGGTATGGCAGGTTGTTGCGGCAGCTCTTTTGATTTTCTTCGGTTTTTCTATGAATCAGATTTCTCTTCCTATAATAGGGGTGAAATTGGATTTTGCGTCCATTGGTTTAGGATGGCTGGGCCTGGTCTTAGCGGTCTTTTGGATTGTGGGACTGGTTAATACAGTGAATATTTCCGATGGTTTGGACGGTCTGGCCGCAGGGATTTGCTTTGAAGCAGCACTTCTGCTTTGCTGGTCTGCGATCCGCATCAATGAAGTAGCAGAAGCACATCTTACCCTGGCTTTGGCGGGGGCGGCCTTAGGATTTTTATTTTTTAATTTTCACCCTGCCCGGGTGTTTATGGGTGATTCCGGGAGTATGTTTTTGGGATATATTATCGGTGGAATCTCCATTATGGGATTGCTGAAAACGGCCACTGTCCTGGGATTGGTTTTTCCTCTCCTTGTGTTAGGCATGCCTTTGACCGATATGACCTTTGCCATTATCCGCAGAAAATTGCGAGGCCATTCCATCGCCACGGCGGATCGGGGACATCTTCATCACCGCTTGTTGGATGCGGGCCTCAGTCAGCGTCAGGCTGTGTTATTGCTCTATGCCATGAGCGGGTGCTTTGGGATGGCGGCTGTTTTAGGAGCCTTGGGATCCTGGATTTGGGCGGCTGCTTTATTGACTGCCGATTTTGCTTTGTTGATTATCATTTTGATGCGTCGTACTACATTACTCACTGCCATGAGCCGCAGACATAGCAAATGA
- a CDS encoding Lrp/AsnC family transcriptional regulator — translation MLTHDERKLLELIAQDFRLSTKELSIQTGLSEEFIEERIKQWEEEKVIAQYSPLINWERTGEPIVTALIDVKVLPQRGYGFDKIARRLQKFPEIKAVYLMSGGYDLSLLIEGRTMQEVALFVAEKLAPLEHVTDTTTHFILRRYKENGVELLGEDDIPERLVISP, via the coding sequence ATGCTCACACATGATGAACGTAAGCTTCTCGAACTCATTGCCCAGGATTTCCGCTTGTCCACTAAAGAGCTTTCGATTCAGACCGGCTTGTCGGAAGAATTTATAGAAGAGCGCATTAAGCAATGGGAAGAAGAAAAGGTTATTGCTCAATACTCTCCACTGATCAATTGGGAGCGGACCGGTGAACCCATAGTGACAGCTTTAATCGATGTTAAAGTTCTTCCTCAGAGAGGTTATGGATTCGATAAAATAGCCCGCCGTCTTCAGAAATTCCCTGAGATCAAAGCAGTTTACCTGATGTCCGGAGGGTATGACCTTTCCCTTTTAATTGAGGGCAGAACCATGCAGGAAGTGGCCTTATTTGTGGCGGAAAAGCTTGCTCCCCTGGAGCATGTCACCGACACAACCACCCATTTTATCCTTAGGCGCTATAAAGAAAATGGAGTAGAGCTCCTTGGAGAGGACGATATTCCTGAAAGGCTGGTGATTTCACCGTGA
- a CDS encoding CatA-like O-acetyltransferase, whose amino-acid sequence MSKAKEFAFYPLVLYMASVGVNAQMELRTYVNESGVVGYWEQVHPSYTNFHKNTHTFSTLWTEYSKEFKVFYHNYQVDMHLYGNDHGYYKPFYCIVNFEFHIKKEAYILLPFLFSLVHFLLLF is encoded by the coding sequence ATGAGCAAGGCAAAGGAATTTGCTTTTTATCCTCTTGTTCTGTATATGGCCTCAGTTGGGGTAAATGCTCAAATGGAATTGCGAACTTATGTCAATGAGTCTGGAGTAGTTGGATACTGGGAACAAGTCCACCCATCGTATACGAATTTTCATAAGAACACTCATACCTTTTCGACTCTTTGGACGGAATATTCGAAAGAATTTAAGGTGTTTTATCATAATTATCAGGTGGATATGCACTTGTACGGAAATGATCATGGTTATTATAAACCATTTTATTGCATTGTAAATTTTGAATTTCATATAAAAAAGGAAGCATACATTCTGCTTCCTTTTTTATTTTCTCTGGTACATTTTCTCCTACTGTTTTAA
- a CDS encoding metal-dependent hydrolase — MEIRFHGHACFEVIGEKGRILIDPFLSGNPTADVGPEHFTHLDAILVSHGHSDHLGDAIKLSQKTGAPIICVFELARLCAKYGANTHAMHIGGKHTFNFGTVRLTQALHGSVFEPQGEEESFIYAGVACGFLIRMDGKWIYHAGDTGLFGDMELIGRRHPLEAAILPIGDNYTMGQEEAVYAATLLRPKYLIPMHYNTFPLIQQDPQEFIELLKRKFPASKGEILAPGESLII; from the coding sequence ATGGAAATTCGCTTTCATGGCCATGCTTGCTTCGAAGTGATTGGAGAGAAGGGAAGAATCCTGATCGATCCTTTCCTGAGCGGGAACCCTACAGCGGATGTGGGGCCGGAACATTTCACTCACCTTGATGCGATTTTGGTTTCCCATGGGCATTCCGATCATTTGGGGGATGCTATCAAGCTTTCTCAAAAGACTGGAGCTCCCATTATTTGTGTATTTGAGCTGGCCCGCCTATGCGCCAAGTATGGGGCTAATACCCATGCCATGCATATTGGCGGTAAACATACCTTTAATTTTGGAACGGTACGTTTGACTCAAGCTTTACATGGATCTGTGTTTGAACCGCAAGGGGAGGAAGAATCCTTCATTTATGCCGGTGTTGCCTGCGGATTTTTGATCCGAATGGATGGTAAGTGGATTTACCATGCAGGGGATACGGGGCTTTTTGGGGATATGGAGCTTATCGGACGACGACACCCCTTGGAAGCGGCCATACTGCCTATCGGAGATAATTACACCATGGGCCAGGAGGAAGCAGTCTATGCCGCTACCCTTTTAAGGCCAAAATATTTGATTCCCATGCATTATAATACTTTCCCCCTTATTCAACAGGACCCTCAAGAGTTTATTGAACTTCTGAAACGAAAGTTCCCTGCCAGCAAAGGGGAGATTTTAGCGCCAGGTGAGTCGCTTATAATTTAA
- the queG gene encoding tRNA epoxyqueuosine(34) reductase QueG, giving the protein MEEKEGALWKERIRHLALESGFAAVGFTHAEPIEGLYGFLEERSAQGYHTSFEEKELRKRVDPKAIWPACETVVVLAYPLAYSSPPQRGEGVLARSAVGEDYHSQVRRALCRLADSLGEAGWRGENPQTQVDTGPLNERALAARAGLGWIGKNQQLIVPGVGSFVALGLMLLDRALPPDEPLDGQCGNCTRCIAVCPAQILGAMHFRANQCLSYLTQSKEPLTEQQRAALGNRIFGCDTCQEACPHNRLRLAGEEEPIDLDKVKGDSQAELRKEGRRGVDLWETLNLTKSQFNQQWRGTAAGWRGKGILQRNAYIALKNLQDPRLQSWVEERAEQDIPKLVQPYFDRADK; this is encoded by the coding sequence GTGGAGGAAAAAGAAGGGGCACTATGGAAAGAGCGTATACGACATTTGGCTTTAGAGTCAGGTTTTGCTGCTGTAGGGTTTACCCATGCCGAACCTATTGAAGGGTTGTACGGATTTTTGGAGGAGCGCAGTGCTCAAGGTTATCATACATCTTTTGAGGAGAAGGAACTCCGAAAAAGAGTGGATCCTAAAGCAATTTGGCCGGCCTGTGAGACCGTGGTGGTTTTGGCCTATCCTCTGGCTTATTCGAGTCCGCCCCAAAGGGGAGAAGGGGTTCTGGCTAGATCGGCGGTGGGAGAGGATTATCATAGTCAGGTTAGGAGAGCCTTGTGCCGATTGGCCGATTCCCTTGGGGAAGCAGGGTGGAGGGGAGAAAACCCTCAAACCCAGGTGGATACAGGCCCCCTTAATGAACGGGCTTTAGCCGCCAGGGCTGGGCTGGGGTGGATAGGGAAGAATCAGCAGTTGATTGTTCCCGGGGTTGGTTCTTTTGTGGCCTTAGGGTTAATGCTCTTAGATAGAGCTTTACCGCCGGATGAACCTCTTGATGGTCAATGCGGAAATTGTACGCGATGCATTGCAGTTTGCCCGGCACAAATTTTAGGGGCAATGCATTTTCGAGCCAATCAATGTCTTTCTTACCTGACCCAAAGCAAGGAGCCTTTAACAGAGCAGCAAAGAGCGGCCTTAGGCAATCGGATCTTTGGGTGTGATACCTGCCAGGAAGCCTGTCCTCATAACCGATTAAGATTGGCTGGGGAAGAGGAACCCATCGACCTGGATAAGGTCAAGGGTGATAGTCAAGCAGAGTTGAGGAAGGAAGGACGGAGGGGAGTGGACCTCTGGGAAACCCTGAACCTAACTAAAAGTCAATTCAATCAACAATGGAGAGGGACAGCAGCTGGATGGAGGGGAAAGGGGATACTCCAAAGGAATGCTTATATTGCCTTAAAGAATCTACAGGACCCTCGTCTGCAAAGCTGGGTGGAAGAACGAGCTGAGCAGGACATCCCTAAGCTAGTCCAACCTTATTTTGACAGGGCAGATAAGTAG
- a CDS encoding aminotransferase class I/II-fold pyridoxal phosphate-dependent enzyme, whose product MNQYLSPIAANLPPSGIRKFFDLVSTMKNVISLGVGEPDFVTPWTVRESGIFSLEQGQTMYTSNSGLLELRQALSWNMEKKLGLEYNPNDEILITVGASEAVDLAMRALLSPGDALLLTDPAYVSYGPCATLAGAEVHYIPTREEEDFRLRVEDLERVYTPNAKVLVLSYPNNPTGAIMTWEDYQPIAKFVQDHDLIVLSDEIYSDLSYSGSHTAFASLPNMRNRTLHISGFSKSYAMTGWRIGYVAGHHDFIQAMTRIHQYTMLCAPITAQLAALEAVRSAEQAMQDMVATYDRRRRLMVHGFRKMGLSCFEPLGAFYTFPSIKATGMTSEEFANELLKEEKVAVVPGTAFGPSGEGHIRCSYAYSTEQIQEALTRMERFVSKRIG is encoded by the coding sequence GTGAATCAGTATCTTTCACCTATCGCGGCGAATTTGCCCCCCTCAGGAATTCGAAAATTCTTTGACCTGGTCTCAACTATGAAAAATGTTATTTCCCTCGGTGTCGGTGAACCGGATTTCGTAACTCCGTGGACAGTGAGAGAAAGCGGCATTTTCTCCCTTGAGCAAGGCCAAACCATGTATACCAGCAACTCCGGACTTCTGGAGTTACGTCAGGCCCTTTCTTGGAATATGGAGAAAAAGCTGGGCCTTGAATACAACCCCAATGATGAAATCCTGATTACCGTAGGCGCCAGCGAAGCCGTGGATCTGGCTATGCGCGCACTGCTCAGTCCAGGGGATGCCCTCCTGCTTACAGACCCTGCCTACGTCTCCTATGGTCCATGTGCTACCCTTGCCGGTGCCGAAGTTCATTATATCCCCACCCGGGAAGAGGAAGATTTCCGTCTGCGGGTAGAGGATCTGGAGCGGGTCTATACCCCCAACGCTAAGGTTTTGGTACTTTCCTATCCTAATAACCCTACCGGGGCTATTATGACCTGGGAAGATTACCAACCTATTGCTAAGTTTGTTCAGGATCATGATCTGATTGTCCTGTCCGATGAGATCTATTCGGATTTGAGTTACAGCGGCAGCCATACGGCCTTTGCCAGCTTGCCCAATATGAGAAACCGCACTTTACATATCAGTGGTTTTTCCAAATCCTATGCCATGACCGGCTGGAGAATCGGCTATGTGGCAGGACATCATGACTTTATTCAGGCCATGACCCGGATCCACCAGTACACTATGCTCTGTGCACCCATCACCGCTCAGTTGGCCGCTTTAGAAGCCGTCCGCTCCGCCGAACAGGCTATGCAGGATATGGTGGCGACCTATGACCGCCGCCGCCGTCTAATGGTTCATGGCTTCCGTAAAATGGGCCTTTCTTGTTTCGAGCCTCTTGGCGCTTTCTATACCTTCCCCAGCATTAAAGCTACCGGCATGACCTCGGAGGAATTTGCCAATGAGCTCCTGAAGGAAGAAAAGGTGGCCGTGGTTCCCGGCACAGCCTTCGGCCCCTCGGGAGAGGGACATATCCGCTGCTCCTATGCTTACTCCACGGAGCAGATTCAGGAAGCTTTAACGCGGATGGAGCGATTTGTCAGCAAACGAATCGGGTAG
- a CDS encoding response regulator transcription factor: MNEKILIVDDDDKIQNLISIYLQNEGYKTIKANDAMEALNHLKENDFDLIILDIMMPKMDGIEACMKIREEKNMPIIMVSAKSEEFDKIYGLSSGADDYISKPFNPMELIARVKSQLRRYKKYNKDATIESSVIEIGDLTINTDNRQVYVGSKNVRLTPKEFDILELLARNKGIVLSMSKIYENVWKEDYLKSDNNVMVHITKIREKIEDNPKNPVYIKTVWGVGYKI; this comes from the coding sequence ATGAATGAAAAAATATTGATAGTAGACGATGACGATAAGATTCAGAATTTGATTTCTATTTATCTACAAAATGAAGGCTATAAAACCATAAAGGCAAACGATGCCATGGAAGCATTGAACCACTTAAAAGAAAATGATTTTGATTTAATAATACTGGATATAATGATGCCTAAAATGGATGGTATTGAGGCGTGTATGAAGATTAGGGAAGAAAAAAATATGCCTATCATAATGGTCTCTGCAAAATCTGAGGAATTCGATAAAATATATGGACTTTCTTCGGGGGCTGATGACTATATATCCAAGCCTTTTAATCCTATGGAACTGATAGCTAGAGTAAAATCCCAGCTGAGAAGGTATAAAAAGTATAATAAGGATGCAACTATAGAAAGCAGTGTAATTGAAATAGGAGACTTAACCATCAATACTGATAACCGTCAAGTTTATGTGGGATCAAAGAATGTAAGGCTTACACCGAAGGAATTTGATATATTGGAGCTTTTAGCCCGTAATAAAGGTATTGTACTAAGTATGAGCAAAATTTATGAAAATGTGTGGAAAGAAGATTATTTAAAATCTGATAATAATGTTATGGTTCATATAACTAAAATACGAGAAAAGATAGAAGATAACCCTAAAAACCCTGTTTATATAAAAACAGTCTGGGGAGTAGGTTATAAAATATGA
- a CDS encoding HAMP domain-containing sensor histidine kinase, with amino-acid sequence MKKNVITSKISLKLLLTIGVCFTISVLSSYIFDFIGISDSFAIFLFVLGVFVLSFLVIINRKVIYIKYIAERVKKISNEDLASTIEIRGNDELAELSESINSMSRELRARREREKEIETAKDELISNVSHDLRTPLTSIIGYIDLLRRKEYENEEQFNEYITTIYHKSQDLQSLINELFEYTKLTTPGTKLNKVNVEIGGLLEQLVGEYVPIFNREGLEINRDIPSEDVNINADVEKLVRVFDNILENAKKYSSKPSEINVKLHCVNNRAIVSISNKTEKIISENPDKLFEKFYRIDQSRKDNEGSGLGLAIAKRIVELHEGKIWAEYLEGTITFNVELEVMDSLKPRKRF; translated from the coding sequence ATGAAGAAAAATGTTATCACCTCAAAAATCAGTTTAAAGCTTTTGCTTACAATCGGAGTTTGCTTTACTATATCAGTACTTTCATCTTATATATTTGATTTTATAGGGATAAGTGATAGTTTTGCTATCTTCTTATTTGTATTAGGAGTATTTGTATTGAGTTTCTTAGTAATAATAAATAGAAAAGTGATATATATAAAGTATATCGCAGAGCGAGTTAAGAAAATATCAAATGAAGATCTGGCTTCTACTATAGAAATTCGTGGAAATGATGAGCTTGCTGAGCTTAGTGAGAGTATTAATTCTATGTCAAGAGAGTTAAGGGCCAGAAGAGAAAGGGAAAAAGAAATTGAGACAGCAAAAGACGAACTTATATCAAATGTCTCTCATGATCTGCGAACTCCTCTTACTTCAATCATCGGATATATTGATCTGCTGAGGCGAAAGGAATATGAAAATGAGGAACAATTTAATGAATATATAACTACAATCTATCACAAGTCACAAGACCTTCAATCACTAATCAATGAATTATTTGAGTATACAAAACTTACAACTCCAGGAACCAAGCTCAACAAAGTCAATGTTGAGATTGGCGGTTTATTGGAGCAGTTGGTTGGAGAGTATGTGCCTATATTTAACCGGGAAGGCTTAGAGATCAACAGGGACATTCCGTCAGAGGACGTCAATATTAATGCCGATGTGGAAAAATTAGTACGCGTATTTGATAACATCTTGGAAAATGCAAAAAAATATAGTTCAAAACCGTCTGAAATAAATGTAAAGCTTCATTGCGTAAATAATCGGGCTATTGTTTCTATCTCTAACAAAACGGAGAAAATTATATCAGAAAACCCTGATAAGCTATTTGAAAAATTTTATAGAATTGATCAATCACGAAAAGACAATGAAGGGTCCGGTCTTGGGCTCGCAATTGCCAAGAGAATAGTAGAACTGCATGAAGGAAAGATCTGGGCGGAGTATTTGGAGGGGACGATCACCTTTAATGTGGAATTGGAAGTTATGGATTCTCTTAAACCAAGAAAGCGGTTTTAG
- a CDS encoding DUF421 domain-containing protein — translation MEYDILLRTVLAFFALLILTRLLGKKQLSHLTFFNYITGITFGNIAAGLASDKTVKTMEGLVSLILWTALTILVEFISLKSVKLRKILSGEPTIVIKKGKIQPKVMSRMRLSLDHLMTMLRNNNVFSLKEVDYAIIETDGKLSVYKKQAHQTVTKQDMNIPQTKSLHIPTEIIIEGKIVKKTLLEYDLSYQWVYQELRKAGIDSVSEVFYAEIQSDGQLFIDKYYKEGTSP, via the coding sequence ATGGAATACGACATTCTCTTGCGGACAGTATTGGCATTCTTTGCTCTATTAATCCTGACCCGGCTTTTAGGAAAAAAACAACTCAGCCATCTTACTTTTTTTAATTATATTACAGGCATAACTTTTGGGAATATTGCCGCAGGACTTGCAAGTGACAAAACAGTAAAGACGATGGAAGGTTTAGTCAGTTTGATTCTTTGGACCGCATTAACCATTTTGGTTGAGTTTATCAGTTTAAAGTCAGTAAAGCTCAGAAAAATTTTAAGTGGGGAGCCGACTATTGTTATTAAAAAAGGAAAAATTCAACCAAAGGTTATGTCCAGGATGAGATTAAGTTTGGACCACTTAATGACAATGCTTAGAAATAACAATGTTTTTTCGCTCAAAGAAGTAGACTACGCGATAATTGAAACTGATGGTAAACTTAGCGTGTACAAAAAGCAGGCACACCAAACCGTTACTAAACAAGATATGAACATTCCGCAGACAAAGAGTTTACATATTCCAACCGAGATTATTATTGAAGGTAAAATAGTTAAAAAAACCCTTTTGGAGTATGACCTCAGTTACCAGTGGGTATATCAGGAACTAAGAAAAGCTGGGATCGATTCAGTCAGTGAAGTATTTTATGCTGAAATTCAGAGTGACGGCCAACTCTTTATTGACAAATATTATAAAGAAGGTACTTCCCCTTAA